Proteins encoded together in one Chryseobacterium taklimakanense window:
- a CDS encoding transposase gives MQGRKTFEPKIFYELSLDGLVPEDDFYRKISQEVPFGFLYKSTSHYYGPCGQDSIDPVVFFKILLVGYLNNLSSDRELNRHCSNALNLRPGRLPVHRL, from the coding sequence ATGCAAGGCAGGAAAACATTTGAACCGAAAATTTTCTATGAACTCAGCCTGGACGGGCTCGTTCCCGAGGATGATTTCTACCGTAAAATCAGTCAGGAAGTACCCTTTGGCTTCCTCTACAAGTCAACCTCTCATTATTACGGCCCTTGCGGGCAGGACAGCATTGATCCGGTGGTCTTCTTCAAGATTCTTCTGGTGGGTTATCTCAACAACCTCAGCAGCGACCGCGAGCTGAACCGCCACTGTTCTAATGCGCTTAACTTGCGCCCTGGCAGATTACCCGTGCATAGATTGTAG
- the tsaD gene encoding tRNA (adenosine(37)-N6)-threonylcarbamoyltransferase complex transferase subunit TsaD, with product MSESTIILGIESSCDDTSAAIIQGNKILSNIAANQQIHNDYGGVVPELASRAHQQNIIPVVQKSLVEANIQQNDIAAIGFTRGPGLLGSLLVGTSFAKSLAMSLEVPLIEVNHLQAHILAHFIEDANPVPPKFPFLCLTVSGGHTMIVLVKDYFNMKIIGKTTDDAAGEAFDKIGKIFGLDYPAGPIVDRLAKEGDPNSFKFNKPRLENYDYSFSGVKTSVLYFIQKEIRKNPDFINKNLNNLCASVQKTIIEVLMEKLEKAAEDYGIKEVAIAGGVSANSGLRKAMEENAAKLGWNIYIPKFEYTTDNAAMIAMVAKLKYERGEFSDLSVSATARYDLEEDFYKRS from the coding sequence ATGAGCGAGTCAACAATAATTTTGGGAATCGAATCGTCCTGCGACGATACATCTGCTGCCATCATTCAAGGAAATAAAATCCTTTCCAACATTGCTGCCAATCAGCAAATCCACAACGATTATGGTGGTGTGGTTCCGGAGCTGGCTTCACGCGCTCATCAGCAAAATATAATCCCGGTTGTACAAAAATCTCTGGTTGAAGCAAATATACAACAAAATGATATTGCAGCCATAGGATTTACGAGGGGTCCGGGGCTTTTGGGTTCACTGCTTGTCGGAACCTCGTTTGCCAAGTCTTTGGCGATGAGTCTGGAGGTACCTTTAATCGAGGTAAACCACCTTCAAGCCCACATTTTAGCGCATTTTATCGAGGATGCAAATCCTGTGCCGCCAAAGTTCCCTTTTTTATGCCTTACCGTGAGCGGCGGGCATACGATGATCGTGCTGGTGAAGGACTATTTCAACATGAAAATCATCGGTAAGACAACTGATGATGCAGCAGGAGAGGCCTTCGACAAAATAGGAAAGATTTTTGGGCTGGATTATCCGGCTGGCCCCATTGTTGACCGGCTGGCGAAGGAAGGTGATCCCAATTCTTTTAAATTTAATAAACCGAGACTGGAGAATTATGATTATTCTTTCAGTGGGGTGAAGACCTCCGTGTTATATTTTATTCAAAAAGAAATAAGGAAAAATCCTGATTTTATAAACAAAAATCTGAATAATCTCTGCGCTTCTGTTCAAAAAACCATTATCGAAGTTTTGATGGAGAAACTTGAAAAAGCGGCAGAGGATTATGGTATAAAGGAGGTTGCGATTGCGGGTGGTGTTTCTGCAAATTCTGGTTTGAGGAAGGCAATGGAAGAAAATGCTGCCAAATTGGGCTGGAACATCTATATCCCCAAATTTGAATACACCACCGATAACGCAGCGATGATCGCAATGGTGGCGAAACTGAAATATGAAAGAGGGGAGTTTTCGGATTTATCGGTTTCAGCAACTGCCCGCTACGATTTGGAAGAGGATTTTTATAAAAGGTCTTAA
- a CDS encoding asparaginase, with protein MKRKVLLIYTGGTIGMEKDYETGSLVPFNFENIFGKIPEMKLIESEVSVHPFQKPLDSSDMGPEQWKIIAGYIGENYENYDGFLILHGTDTMAYTASALSFMLRGLKKPVILTGSQLPIGDLRTDAKENLLTSLYYASLYENDEAVVQEVAVYFEYKLLRGNRTLKFSAEYFDAYQSPNYPILGQSGVHLNFDKDALFRTRVDSPFSVDLHLSSEVLFWRIFPGMTMDLFPVLPKMKVLILQVFGSGTIFSSAETEETLRKIRANGTEIVVVSQCVSGGISFGKYENSNIFSRIGAISGNDITAETAITKAMHLIDNPNYQGTFAENFSSDLCGEMTEDF; from the coding sequence ATGAAACGTAAAGTCCTTCTCATCTACACCGGTGGCACGATCGGCATGGAAAAAGATTATGAAACGGGCAGCCTTGTCCCGTTCAATTTTGAAAATATTTTCGGCAAAATTCCGGAAATGAAACTGATCGAATCTGAAGTTTCCGTGCACCCGTTTCAAAAACCGCTGGATTCCTCAGATATGGGGCCGGAGCAGTGGAAAATCATTGCCGGCTACATTGGTGAAAATTATGAAAACTATGACGGTTTTCTGATTCTTCACGGTACGGATACTATGGCTTATACCGCATCAGCGTTAAGTTTTATGCTGAGAGGATTAAAGAAACCTGTCATCCTTACCGGCTCTCAACTTCCTATTGGCGATTTGCGCACGGATGCGAAGGAAAATCTTTTGACCAGCCTTTATTACGCCAGCCTTTATGAGAATGATGAAGCGGTGGTGCAGGAAGTTGCCGTTTATTTTGAATATAAATTATTAAGGGGGAACCGTACTTTGAAATTTTCTGCGGAATATTTCGATGCTTACCAAAGCCCAAACTATCCGATACTTGGCCAGTCGGGCGTTCACCTTAATTTTGATAAAGACGCGTTGTTCCGCACCAGGGTTGATAGCCCTTTTTCGGTAGATTTGCATCTTTCGTCGGAGGTTCTGTTCTGGAGGATTTTCCCGGGTATGACGATGGATTTATTTCCGGTTTTGCCTAAAATGAAAGTTCTGATCTTGCAGGTTTTCGGTTCCGGAACCATTTTCAGCAGCGCAGAAACCGAAGAAACATTGCGAAAAATCAGGGCAAACGGCACTGAAATTGTCGTCGTGAGCCAGTGTGTTTCCGGGGGAATCAGTTTTGGGAAATACGAAAACAGTAATATTTTTTCTAGAATCGGAGCCATCAGCGGTAACGATATTACCGCAGAAACTGCGATTACCAAAGCGATGCACTTAATTGATAACCCTAATTATCAGGGGACTTTCGCCGAGAATTTCAGCAGCGATCTTTGTGGTGAGATGACCGAAGATTTCTAA
- a CDS encoding zinc ribbon domain-containing protein YjdM, which produces MSDTVHCPVCNSEFTYQQDDLMVCSQCFHEWDPAEGGSENRIFDSNGNELFDGDSVVVIKDLPVKGAPKPVKAGTKVKNIRLRPDSDHNIDCKIDGFGSMALKSEFVRKA; this is translated from the coding sequence ATGAGCGATACAGTACACTGCCCAGTATGTAATTCTGAATTTACTTATCAACAGGACGATCTGATGGTTTGTTCGCAGTGTTTCCACGAATGGGATCCGGCGGAAGGTGGCAGTGAGAACAGGATTTTCGACAGCAACGGCAATGAGCTGTTTGATGGAGATTCAGTCGTTGTAATCAAAGATTTACCGGTTAAAGGTGCGCCAAAACCAGTGAAGGCAGGAACGAAAGTGAAAAACATCCGTTTGCGGCCAGATTCTGACCATAATATTGACTGCAAAATTGACGGTTTCGGATCAATGGCGCTCAAATCTGAATTTGTACGGAAAGCTTAA
- a CDS encoding RsmB/NOP family class I SAM-dependent RNA methyltransferase: MELIHRNLLIGIHDALQETFFEKNKYADKVIERLLKSHKKWGSEDRKTVSEIFYNIIRWKKRLEYYMGEGAKPGNIYKMILAYLLWSKTKYKKFEEFEGIKIADILKKLEKNTVPSKAIQHSIPDWLAETLEKELGDNWEKEMIALNEQAPTVLRANTLKTTVRELMDELKEENVESFSLKQYPDAVQLEEKKNVFLTSAFKDGLFEVQDASSQKIGEMLDVQEGMRVVDACAGAGGKTLHLAALMKNKGQIIALDIYEWKLAELKRRAKRAGAHNIETRTITDNKVIKRLQEKADRLLIDAPCSGLGVLKRNPDSKWKIDQEFIDRIKDEQQQILQDYSKILKKGGRMVYATCSILPSENNEQVEKFLKNNPDFKLLKDEKIMPSEGYDGFYMALIERLK; this comes from the coding sequence ATGGAACTCATACACCGCAATCTCCTCATCGGAATTCACGATGCTCTGCAGGAAACTTTTTTTGAAAAAAATAAATATGCCGATAAAGTTATTGAAAGGCTTTTGAAATCCCACAAAAAATGGGGCAGCGAAGACCGGAAAACCGTTTCGGAGATTTTCTACAATATCATCCGCTGGAAAAAACGCCTCGAATACTATATGGGCGAAGGCGCCAAGCCCGGAAATATCTACAAAATGATTCTGGCGTACCTGCTCTGGAGCAAAACCAAATACAAAAAATTTGAAGAATTTGAGGGCATCAAGATTGCGGACATCCTGAAAAAACTCGAGAAAAATACAGTTCCGTCTAAAGCCATTCAGCATTCAATTCCAGACTGGCTGGCCGAGACACTAGAAAAAGAACTTGGTGACAACTGGGAAAAAGAAATGATTGCTTTAAATGAGCAGGCACCAACCGTACTTCGTGCAAACACGCTGAAAACCACAGTGCGGGAGCTGATGGATGAACTGAAAGAGGAAAATGTGGAAAGTTTTAGCTTAAAACAATATCCGGACGCTGTACAGCTGGAAGAAAAGAAGAACGTCTTCCTAACCTCTGCCTTTAAAGACGGTTTGTTTGAAGTGCAGGATGCCAGTTCCCAGAAAATTGGAGAAATGCTGGATGTTCAGGAAGGTATGCGTGTGGTGGATGCCTGCGCAGGAGCCGGTGGGAAAACACTTCACCTGGCTGCTCTGATGAAAAATAAAGGCCAGATTATCGCACTGGATATTTACGAGTGGAAACTTGCCGAACTGAAACGCCGTGCCAAACGTGCCGGTGCCCACAACATCGAGACCCGCACCATTACAGATAATAAAGTCATTAAAAGGCTTCAAGAAAAAGCCGACAGGCTTCTGATCGACGCACCGTGTTCCGGTCTCGGCGTTTTAAAAAGAAACCCGGATTCCAAATGGAAAATCGACCAGGAATTCATTGACAGAATCAAAGACGAGCAACAGCAAATCCTGCAGGATTACTCCAAAATCCTTAAAAAAGGTGGCAGAATGGTCTATGCAACCTGCTCCATTTTGCCTTCCGAAAACAATGAACAGGTAGAAAAATTTCTTAAAAACAACCCCGACTTCAAATTGCTCAAAGACGAAAAAATAATGCCAAGCGAAGGCTATGACGGTTTTTATATGGCTTTGATCGAGCGACTGAAATAA
- a CDS encoding TrmH family RNA methyltransferase: MEKHQEIFEYLKQFLTEERLQKIEHFAEESSDFVLPVLEDVYQFRNAAAIVRSVEACGFHKVIALEEENVFDPNLRVTKGADTWVEVEKMPATLQSLEDIKSRGYKILAVSPEKHASMLPDYQVTEPIALVFGNELEGVSEEILDFADQTLAIPMYGFTKSFNVSVAAAICMYELKQKLLKSGIDYKLSEDQKLKMKIRWAVNSIRSGEEIYTKYMRENL; encoded by the coding sequence ATGGAAAAACATCAAGAGATTTTTGAATACCTGAAACAGTTCCTGACGGAAGAGCGTCTGCAGAAAATCGAGCATTTTGCTGAAGAAAGTTCAGATTTTGTACTGCCAGTTTTGGAAGATGTTTATCAGTTCAGAAACGCAGCTGCAATCGTAAGAAGTGTGGAGGCATGCGGATTTCACAAAGTCATTGCGCTGGAGGAAGAAAATGTTTTCGATCCCAATTTACGGGTAACCAAAGGTGCCGACACCTGGGTTGAAGTGGAGAAAATGCCGGCCACACTGCAGTCGCTCGAAGATATTAAAAGCCGCGGGTACAAAATTTTAGCCGTTTCACCGGAGAAACATGCGTCCATGCTCCCCGATTATCAGGTTACAGAACCGATCGCGCTGGTTTTCGGGAACGAACTGGAGGGAGTCTCAGAGGAGATTTTGGATTTTGCGGACCAAACCCTTGCCATTCCGATGTATGGTTTCACCAAGAGCTTTAATGTTTCGGTTGCTGCGGCAATCTGCATGTATGAACTAAAACAGAAACTTCTGAAATCGGGGATTGATTATAAACTTTCTGAAGATCAAAAATTGAAGATGAAAATCCGCTGGGCAGTAAATTCAATCCGTAGTGGCGAAGAAATCTACACAAAATATATGCGGGAAAATCTTTAA
- a CDS encoding YceI family protein gives MKKNLVNALLPAIILSSVLVSCGKDKPLTSESTEVQTAKNGQMYVLDTMNSKIEWKGFKVLKSDNTSHFGTIKFESGDVTVNGDKLESGKFVADMSSLANVDLADDAEQKGKLESHLKSGDFFEVEKFPTASYEIAKVTAAENGDYNTVLDGNLTIKGITKPVQFKANVKVDNGEVSIATEPKDILREDFGVKFQLPVQNGLIKNEMNVQILVKALEKK, from the coding sequence ATGAAAAAAAATCTCGTAAATGCCTTATTACCGGCAATTATTTTAAGTAGTGTTTTGGTTTCCTGCGGAAAGGATAAGCCTTTAACCAGCGAGAGTACAGAAGTGCAAACGGCCAAAAACGGGCAGATGTACGTCCTCGATACGATGAACAGCAAGATTGAATGGAAGGGCTTTAAGGTTTTAAAATCTGATAACACCAGCCATTTCGGAACTATAAAGTTTGAAAGCGGTGATGTAACCGTAAATGGCGACAAGTTAGAAAGCGGAAAGTTCGTAGCAGATATGTCCAGTCTTGCAAATGTGGATTTAGCAGATGATGCTGAGCAAAAAGGAAAACTGGAAAGCCATTTGAAATCCGGTGATTTCTTTGAAGTGGAGAAATTCCCTACTGCATCGTACGAAATTGCAAAGGTAACAGCTGCTGAAAACGGCGATTACAATACGGTTTTGGATGGTAACCTTACAATAAAAGGTATCACCAAACCTGTTCAGTTCAAAGCTAACGTAAAGGTGGATAACGGTGAAGTAAGCATTGCTACTGAGCCTAAAGACATTTTGCGTGAAGATTTTGGAGTGAAGTTCCAGCTGCCGGTACAAAACGGTTTGATTAAAAACGAAATGAACGTTCAGATCCTGGTAAAAGCTTTGGAAAAGAAATAA
- the asnB gene encoding asparagine synthase B, whose protein sequence is MCGIVCLFDAKQKTESLRPQVLEMSKKIRHRGPDWSGIFQDEKTIMSHERLAIVDPTSGKQPLYSQDGKIVLAVNGEIYNHQELRKEFPEYGFQTQSDCEVILALYQRDGKNFLEKLNGIFAFALYDSEKEVFLVGRDHMGICPLYHGWDKHGNYYAASELKALEGVCNKIETFLPGHFLYSEDGYELQKWYQRDWEDFENVKDNETDLAKIRKGLEDAVHRQLMSDVPYGVLLSGGLDSSIISAVTAKYARNRIESGDTQEAWYPRLHSFAVGLVGSPDLLAARKVADHIGSIHHEIHFTVQEGLDAVRDVIYHLETYDVTTVRASTPMYLLARVIKSMGIKMVLSGEGSDELFGGYLYFHKAPNAKEFHEETVRKLSKLHLYDCLRANKALMSWGIEGRVPFLDKEFMDVAMTINPKDKMVDKAEGKIEKWVLRKAFEDLLPESVAWRQKEQFSDGVGYSWIDSLKEVAEKEVTDEMMANAKFRFPVNTPQNKEEYRYRTIFEEHFPSETAALTVPSVPSVACSTPIALEWDEAFKKMNDPSGRAVLSVHEDSY, encoded by the coding sequence ATGTGCGGAATAGTATGCCTGTTTGATGCAAAACAAAAAACCGAAAGCCTGAGGCCACAGGTTTTGGAAATGTCTAAAAAAATCCGTCACCGCGGCCCGGACTGGAGCGGGATCTTTCAGGACGAAAAAACCATAATGTCACACGAACGTTTGGCAATTGTAGATCCAACTTCCGGTAAACAGCCACTTTACAGCCAGGACGGGAAAATCGTTTTAGCGGTAAACGGTGAAATCTACAACCACCAGGAACTCAGAAAAGAATTTCCGGAATACGGGTTCCAGACGCAATCGGATTGTGAAGTGATTTTGGCCTTATACCAAAGGGACGGAAAAAATTTCCTTGAAAAACTGAACGGAATCTTTGCATTTGCGCTTTATGACAGCGAGAAAGAAGTTTTTCTCGTTGGACGTGATCACATGGGAATTTGCCCGCTGTATCACGGTTGGGACAAACACGGCAACTATTACGCAGCATCAGAATTAAAAGCTTTGGAAGGCGTTTGCAACAAAATTGAAACGTTCCTGCCGGGACATTTCCTTTACAGTGAAGACGGCTACGAACTCCAAAAGTGGTACCAGAGGGATTGGGAAGACTTTGAAAATGTAAAAGACAACGAAACCGATCTTGCGAAAATCAGAAAAGGTCTTGAAGACGCAGTTCACAGGCAGCTGATGAGCGATGTACCGTACGGCGTTTTACTTTCCGGCGGTTTGGATTCCTCAATCATATCCGCGGTTACCGCAAAATACGCCCGAAACAGAATTGAAAGCGGCGACACACAGGAAGCTTGGTATCCGCGGCTGCACAGTTTTGCAGTGGGTTTAGTAGGTTCGCCGGATCTGCTTGCTGCACGAAAAGTTGCGGATCATATCGGTTCCATTCACCACGAAATTCATTTTACAGTTCAGGAAGGCCTGGATGCAGTTCGGGATGTGATTTATCATCTGGAAACCTACGATGTGACGACGGTTCGCGCGTCCACTCCGATGTATCTTTTGGCAAGAGTCATTAAATCCATGGGGATTAAAATGGTGCTTTCCGGCGAAGGTTCGGATGAGCTATTCGGCGGATACCTTTATTTTCACAAAGCTCCGAATGCAAAGGAATTCCATGAGGAAACCGTGAGGAAACTGAGCAAACTTCACCTTTATGACTGCTTACGGGCGAATAAAGCCCTGATGTCGTGGGGTATCGAGGGCCGCGTGCCATTTTTGGACAAAGAGTTTATGGATGTTGCGATGACCATTAACCCGAAAGATAAAATGGTGGACAAAGCCGAAGGTAAAATTGAAAAATGGGTTTTGAGAAAGGCTTTTGAAGATTTGCTGCCTGAAAGCGTGGCGTGGAGACAGAAAGAGCAGTTTAGCGATGGCGTGGGCTACAGCTGGATTGACAGCCTGAAGGAAGTTGCAGAAAAAGAGGTGACCGATGAAATGATGGCCAATGCAAAATTCAGATTCCCGGTAAATACACCACAAAACAAGGAAGAATACCGCTACAGAACCATTTTTGAGGAACACTTTCCAAGTGAAACAGCGGCACTGACCGTTCCTTCAGTTCCATCAGTAGCTTGTTCTACCCCAATTGCCCTGGAATGGGACGAAGCCTTCAAAAAAATGAACGATCCGAGCGGAAGAGCCGTTCTTAGCGTTCACGAAGACAGTTATTGA
- a CDS encoding sulfate/molybdate ABC transporter ATP-binding protein: MLLEVKNLHFSYGTDRKIFNNLNLRVDEGKIIALAGESGCGKSTLLNIIYGLLDWQEGEIIFNGRKLLGPKGNIVPGESEMKFVAQNYDLMPYSTAYDNVGKFISNINLAEKREKVMQLLEVVGMEDYADVKPRFLSGGQQQRIAIARALSVMPKLLLLDEPFSNLDFSRKIELRERLFNYVKKHHISLMISTHEIQEVMPWLNQIIILQEGRLIQNDSPEETYKNPYNEYVAKLFGEVNVLSDEEKSKLNLSKNLWYPTQIKISENGTEAKVLESRFAGSHYWNRVLVNEVPIVIYSENQLSDTVKVRFQ; encoded by the coding sequence ATGCTTCTTGAAGTTAAAAACCTGCACTTTTCATACGGCACCGACAGGAAAATTTTCAACAACCTGAACCTCAGAGTTGACGAAGGGAAAATTATCGCGCTTGCCGGTGAAAGCGGCTGTGGGAAATCCACGCTGCTTAATATTATTTACGGACTGCTCGACTGGCAGGAAGGCGAAATAATTTTTAATGGCAGAAAGCTCCTCGGTCCGAAAGGAAATATCGTTCCTGGCGAAAGCGAAATGAAGTTCGTAGCGCAGAATTACGATCTTATGCCCTACTCCACGGCTTATGACAACGTTGGAAAATTTATTTCAAACATCAATCTTGCTGAAAAACGCGAGAAAGTGATGCAACTGCTCGAGGTGGTTGGAATGGAAGATTACGCTGATGTAAAACCCCGTTTTTTGAGTGGCGGTCAGCAGCAGCGTATTGCGATTGCAAGAGCGCTTTCAGTAATGCCAAAACTCCTTTTGCTGGATGAACCTTTCAGCAACCTTGATTTTTCCAGGAAAATTGAGCTTCGGGAAAGGCTTTTTAATTATGTGAAGAAGCACCACATTTCCCTGATGATTTCAACCCACGAAATTCAGGAAGTGATGCCCTGGCTGAACCAAATTATCATTTTGCAGGAAGGCCGCCTTATTCAGAACGATTCGCCGGAAGAAACTTATAAAAATCCCTACAACGAATATGTGGCGAAGCTATTTGGTGAAGTAAATGTACTTTCAGATGAAGAAAAATCAAAACTTAACCTTTCAAAAAACCTCTGGTATCCTACACAAATAAAAATTTCAGAAAACGGTACCGAAGCCAAAGTGTTAGAAAGTCGTTTTGCCGGAAGCCACTACTGGAACAGGGTTCTGGTGAATGAGGTCCCCATCGTCATCTATTCAGAAAACCAACTCTCTGATACGGTGAAAGTTAGATTTCAATAG
- a CDS encoding DUF4304 domain-containing protein, translated as MTAKEKQTEFIKTYLKPTLKNLGYQTSGQTWWKDKGDFFILINLQNFSWNSKDSVDFCFNIGVALKETMKDTDKKKPTVHDLTVYLRESSYLPGSRQEYKFRNKTGYVLTEQVDTNDFITELKSDFGNHILPTLDKLNSLQNCVDKFGDITFWGDNLKRVIAENKLLAQ; from the coding sequence ATGACTGCAAAAGAAAAACAGACAGAGTTCATCAAGACTTATTTGAAGCCGACTTTAAAAAATCTCGGCTATCAAACAAGTGGACAAACTTGGTGGAAAGACAAGGGGGACTTTTTCATTTTAATCAACTTGCAGAACTTTTCTTGGAACAGTAAGGACAGCGTTGACTTTTGTTTCAACATTGGTGTTGCTTTAAAAGAGACAATGAAAGATACGGACAAAAAGAAGCCAACCGTTCACGACCTGACAGTTTATTTAAGAGAAAGCTCATACTTACCCGGTAGTAGACAGGAGTATAAATTTAGAAACAAAACAGGTTATGTTTTGACGGAGCAAGTGGACACCAATGATTTTATAACTGAACTTAAATCTGACTTTGGCAATCATATTTTGCCGACTTTAGACAAATTAAATTCACTTCAAAATTGTGTCGACAAGTTTGGCGACATAACATTTTGGGGCGACAACTTGAAAAGAGTAATTGCGGAAAATAAACTTTTAGCACAATGA
- a CDS encoding RsmE family RNA methyltransferase, which translates to MKLFFGEIFPQVKIDDDEQQHIVKVLRMREGEEIYVTDGKGNLAKGNLVFEGKKVSLNVSETEENLADFSPKLHIAIAPTKNIDRIEFFVEKATELGISEITFLQTDKTERKNINTQKIQKQAIGASKQSLRFHFPKINDLTKLSDFIKNINVENAFVAHCDESFERTELKDINQNNSQSFQHITFLIGPEGDFSPNEIKMLSEKGIKAVSLGNQRLRTETAGIFVAAWNYHQMNK; encoded by the coding sequence ATGAAACTTTTTTTTGGTGAAATATTTCCGCAGGTGAAAATTGACGATGATGAGCAGCAGCATATCGTGAAAGTTCTTCGTATGCGGGAAGGCGAGGAAATTTATGTGACTGATGGTAAAGGAAACCTGGCTAAAGGAAATCTGGTTTTTGAAGGAAAAAAGGTATCGTTAAACGTTTCTGAAACTGAAGAAAATCTGGCTGATTTCTCGCCAAAACTCCATATTGCGATTGCGCCGACAAAAAATATCGACCGCATTGAATTTTTTGTAGAAAAAGCCACTGAGCTCGGGATTTCCGAAATAACTTTTCTTCAAACGGATAAGACTGAGCGTAAAAATATTAATACCCAAAAAATACAGAAACAGGCGATAGGAGCGTCCAAACAGTCGCTGAGGTTTCATTTTCCCAAGATTAATGACCTTACGAAACTGTCAGACTTCATTAAAAACATAAATGTTGAAAATGCATTTGTTGCCCACTGCGACGAAAGTTTTGAAAGAACAGAACTGAAGGATATTAACCAAAATAATTCCCAAAGCTTTCAGCATATTACATTTTTAATAGGTCCCGAAGGAGATTTTTCGCCAAATGAAATAAAAATGCTTTCGGAAAAAGGAATTAAGGCTGTTTCACTCGGAAATCAGAGGTTAAGAACTGAAACTGCCGGAATATTTGTCGCAGCATGGAATTATCACCAAATGAATAAATAG
- a CDS encoding SOS response-associated peptidase, with protein MCYYVDTSLTKEAIKEVYGVGFEGKEYKPTKFLNGFSHALVPVILDENPDVCTTANWGLIPFWSKDRKIQKQTLNAKIETIKEKPSFRNNYNKRCLVLVNGFYEWKWLDDRGKEKHKHFLSVKDQEIFSLGGIYSNWTDKETGEELNTFSIVTTQANELMTEIHNTKHRMPIVLFRSMEKEWLKDRDIEDFAFPNHESELLALNLDAPKEPTTLF; from the coding sequence ATGTGCTATTACGTTGATACCAGCCTTACCAAAGAAGCAATCAAAGAAGTTTATGGAGTGGGATTTGAGGGTAAGGAATATAAACCCACAAAATTTTTAAACGGTTTTTCTCATGCCTTGGTTCCGGTTATATTAGATGAAAATCCTGATGTATGCACGACAGCAAACTGGGGACTGATTCCGTTTTGGTCAAAAGACAGGAAAATTCAAAAGCAAACGCTTAATGCCAAAATAGAAACCATTAAAGAAAAACCCTCCTTCAGAAATAATTATAATAAGCGCTGTTTGGTCTTGGTAAACGGCTTCTATGAATGGAAATGGCTGGATGACAGAGGAAAGGAGAAACATAAGCACTTTCTTTCTGTGAAAGATCAGGAGATATTTTCTCTAGGCGGGATTTACAGTAATTGGACGGATAAGGAAACCGGCGAAGAATTAAATACCTTCTCGATTGTTACCACACAGGCAAATGAGTTGATGACGGAAATCCATAACACGAAACACCGTATGCCGATCGTCCTCTTCAGATCAATGGAAAAGGAATGGCTGAAAGACAGAGATATAGAAGATTTTGCCTTTCCAAATCACGAATCTGAATTATTGGCGTTGAATTTAGATGCACCTAAGGAACCTACCACACTATTCTAA